The following are encoded in a window of Bradyrhizobium sp. WBOS07 genomic DNA:
- a CDS encoding LysR family transcriptional regulator, translating into MQPDLNALAVFALVAEERSFRAAADRMGVTRSAVSQAIQRLEETLGTALVRRTTRSVSLTEAGEHLYAQTAPAIADMHAAVEAAGSLGGRPRGQLRLAVSSIAERFLAGPFLASFAEANPEIQIDVTVTGEDFDIFAQGYDAGVRLGEAIEQDMIAVSVAGDERQLAVCSPGYRDKFGTPVHPRELAAHRCIGWRPAPKVAPYRWEFSERGREFSVDVAPEITTNDMALMIKLAVAGAGITFGMEESFCPWFARGELVPILEDYCPYFAGFYLYYPSRRNLAPKLRALVEHLRRSR; encoded by the coding sequence ATGCAGCCCGATCTCAACGCTCTCGCTGTGTTCGCGCTGGTGGCCGAGGAGCGCAGCTTTCGCGCTGCCGCGGACCGGATGGGGGTGACGCGTTCCGCGGTCAGCCAAGCCATTCAGCGGCTCGAGGAGACGCTGGGCACTGCGCTTGTCCGGCGGACGACGCGCAGCGTCAGCCTGACCGAGGCGGGCGAGCACCTCTATGCGCAAACGGCGCCCGCGATCGCCGACATGCACGCGGCCGTTGAGGCGGCAGGCAGTCTGGGCGGTCGCCCGCGCGGGCAGTTGCGGCTGGCCGTCTCGTCGATCGCCGAACGCTTCCTGGCGGGACCGTTCCTGGCGAGCTTCGCCGAAGCCAATCCTGAGATTCAGATCGACGTCACCGTGACCGGCGAGGACTTCGACATCTTTGCCCAGGGTTATGACGCGGGCGTGCGGCTGGGCGAAGCGATCGAGCAGGACATGATCGCGGTTTCGGTGGCGGGGGACGAGCGGCAGCTCGCGGTCTGCTCGCCGGGCTATCGCGACAAGTTCGGCACGCCCGTGCATCCGCGCGAACTGGCCGCGCACCGTTGCATCGGTTGGCGGCCCGCACCGAAGGTGGCGCCCTATCGCTGGGAATTTTCGGAGCGGGGGCGCGAGTTCAGCGTCGATGTAGCCCCGGAGATCACGACCAACGACATGGCGCTGATGATCAAGCTCGCCGTCGCGGGCGCCGGCATCACGTTCGGCATGGAGGAAAGCTTCTGCCCCTGGTTCGCCCGGGGCGAACTCGTACCGATCCTGGAAGACTATTGTCCCTACTTTGCCGGCTTTTATCTCTACTATCCGAGCCGGCGCAATCTTGCGCCCAAGCTGCGCGCGCTGGTCGAGCATCTGCGGCGTTCACGGTGA
- a CDS encoding SDR family oxidoreductase produces the protein MDKVVLVTGASSGIGAGIARELGAAGAKLMLGARRTDRLEALAEEIRLADGAVRIRRLDVTDRADVAAFAEAARGEFGRVDVIINNAGVMPLSLMASLKVDEWDRMVDVNIKGVLYGIAAVLPEMTARGSGHIINIASIGALSVSPTAAVYCATKYAVRAISDGLRQENDKIRVTCIHPGVVESELADTITDPVAAEAMVTYRAIALRPDAIARAVRYAIEQPDDVDVSEIVVRPTASV, from the coding sequence ATGGATAAGGTGGTCCTCGTCACCGGCGCCTCGAGCGGTATCGGTGCGGGCATTGCCCGCGAACTCGGCGCCGCCGGCGCGAAGTTGATGCTCGGCGCCCGCCGCACCGACCGGCTTGAAGCGCTTGCCGAAGAAATAAGGTTGGCGGACGGCGCGGTGCGCATCCGGCGCCTCGACGTGACCGATCGCGCCGACGTCGCGGCATTTGCCGAGGCCGCGCGCGGGGAATTCGGCCGTGTCGACGTCATCATCAACAATGCCGGCGTCATGCCGCTGTCACTCATGGCCTCGCTCAAGGTCGACGAATGGGACCGGATGGTCGACGTCAACATCAAGGGCGTGCTCTACGGCATCGCCGCGGTGCTCCCGGAGATGACGGCGCGCGGCTCCGGCCACATCATCAACATCGCCTCGATCGGCGCGCTGAGCGTCTCGCCCACCGCCGCCGTCTATTGCGCGACCAAATATGCGGTGCGCGCGATCTCGGACGGCCTGCGGCAGGAGAACGACAAGATCCGGGTGACCTGCATCCATCCAGGCGTGGTCGAAAGCGAGCTGGCCGACACGATCACCGACCCGGTGGCCGCCGAAGCGATGGTGACCTACCGCGCTATCGCCCTGAGGCCGGACGCGATTGCCCGCGCCGTGCGCTACGCGATCGAGCAGCCGGACGATGTCGATGTCAGCGAGATCGTCGTCCGACCGACAGCAAGCGTCTGA
- a CDS encoding carboxymuconolactone decarboxylase family protein — protein sequence MGTRLRCIAAALLLPVVLQTAVHAQTAEERQARGDAVVRRLNNGQSQPVLDGMRQEFPFLAEATQGYALGDVWSRPQLDNRTRQLATVAVFAAMGEPAFLKVHAGYALNLGASEEELKEIVYLTTVTAGFPRAIAASQALSELFAERRAAQIRR from the coding sequence ATGGGAACCCGGCTTCGCTGCATCGCAGCCGCACTGCTCCTGCCTGTCGTGCTCCAGACGGCCGTCCATGCGCAAACCGCGGAAGAGAGGCAGGCGCGGGGCGACGCTGTCGTCCGACGGCTCAACAACGGCCAGTCGCAGCCGGTGCTCGACGGCATGCGGCAGGAGTTCCCGTTCCTCGCCGAGGCGACGCAGGGCTATGCGCTCGGCGACGTCTGGTCGCGGCCGCAGCTCGACAACCGGACACGCCAGCTCGCAACCGTCGCCGTATTCGCGGCAATGGGCGAGCCCGCCTTCCTCAAGGTTCACGCGGGCTATGCCCTGAACCTCGGCGCGAGCGAGGAGGAACTCAAGGAGATCGTCTACCTGACGACGGTCACCGCCGGCTTCCCGCGCGCGATCGCCGCTTCGCAAGCTTTGTCGGAGCTATTTGCGGAAAGGCGGGCGGCGCAGATACGGAGGTAG
- a CDS encoding sodium:proton antiporter, whose protein sequence is MQDSSFAPEPYILILTGAGLLIALVAWLPLALKRLPLSLPIVCIGIGAAIFSLPAVTLRPLPLDYPEITERFTEFVVIIALMGAGLKLDRPFSWRKWSVTWRLLAITMPIGILAITALGGWMLGLSWIAALLLAASLAPTDPVLASDVQVGPPKTGEEDEVRFGLTSEAGLNDGFAFPFVHLAIALGLAATTGEPWAGKWLLHNVLWEIGAGLIGGWLIGRLFGWLTFHVPADTKLAKTGDGLIAIAATFVSYGVTELIHCYGFLAVFVTALTLRRSHRDHEFNRQMHDITEQVERLAMMVLLLLFGGALVSGLLRPLHLVDVAAALAILLIIRPIGGLIALAGFKARFSEKMTLAFFGIRGVGSFYYLAYGLNHMELTVGERLWAIVGLVALFSILLHGLTVTPVMRLLDRSQGRDPDADAEAPPPSEKRPASA, encoded by the coding sequence GTGCAGGACTCCTCCTTTGCCCCAGAACCATACATCCTGATCCTGACGGGAGCGGGTCTGCTGATCGCGCTCGTCGCGTGGCTGCCGCTCGCCCTGAAGCGGCTGCCGCTGTCTCTGCCGATCGTCTGCATTGGGATCGGTGCTGCGATCTTTTCGCTGCCGGCGGTCACGCTGCGGCCATTGCCGCTCGATTATCCCGAGATCACCGAGCGTTTCACCGAGTTCGTCGTGATCATCGCACTGATGGGGGCCGGCTTGAAGCTCGATCGCCCGTTCAGTTGGCGCAAGTGGAGCGTCACCTGGCGGCTGCTGGCGATCACGATGCCCATCGGAATCCTGGCAATCACGGCCTTGGGCGGGTGGATGCTGGGCCTGTCCTGGATCGCGGCGCTGCTGTTGGCGGCAAGCCTGGCGCCGACCGATCCGGTGCTGGCGTCCGACGTTCAGGTCGGGCCTCCGAAGACCGGCGAAGAGGATGAGGTTCGCTTCGGCCTCACGTCCGAGGCCGGTTTGAACGACGGCTTCGCCTTTCCGTTCGTGCATCTTGCGATCGCCCTCGGCCTGGCGGCGACGACGGGGGAGCCATGGGCGGGGAAGTGGCTGCTCCACAACGTGCTGTGGGAGATTGGCGCCGGCCTGATCGGTGGCTGGCTCATCGGCCGGCTGTTCGGCTGGCTCACGTTCCACGTCCCCGCCGACACGAAGCTGGCGAAGACGGGAGACGGTCTCATCGCGATCGCCGCCACATTCGTTTCTTACGGTGTCACCGAGCTGATCCATTGCTACGGTTTCCTCGCCGTCTTCGTCACCGCGCTGACGCTACGGCGATCGCACCGCGATCACGAATTCAACCGGCAAATGCACGACATCACCGAGCAGGTGGAGCGCCTGGCCATGATGGTCCTGCTGCTGTTGTTCGGGGGAGCGCTGGTCAGCGGTTTGCTCCGCCCGCTTCATTTGGTGGACGTGGCGGCCGCGTTGGCGATCCTGCTCATCATCCGGCCGATCGGCGGGCTGATCGCGCTGGCTGGATTCAAGGCTCGCTTCTCGGAGAAGATGACGCTGGCCTTCTTCGGAATCCGAGGTGTGGGCTCGTTCTACTATCTGGCCTATGGGCTCAACCATATGGAGCTGACGGTCGGCGAGCGGCTGTGGGCGATCGTTGGCCTCGTCGCGCTGTTCTCGATTCTGCTTCACGGGCTGACGGTCACGCCAGTCATGCGACTGCTCGACAGGAGCCAGGGACGCGATCCAGACGCCGACGCGGAAGCTCCGCCGCCCAGCGAGAAGAGACCGGCGTCGGCGTAG
- a CDS encoding DUF2200 domain-containing protein — MAHKIYTMSFASVYPHYVAKAEKKGRTKAEVDAIICWLTGHTQKTLDKELAKKTSFEDFFAHAPRMNASRSLITGMICGVRVETIEEPLMREIRYLDKLIDELAKGKAMKTILRGEVPGGSN, encoded by the coding sequence ATGGCGCACAAGATCTACACAATGAGTTTTGCGAGCGTCTATCCGCACTATGTTGCGAAGGCGGAGAAGAAGGGCCGCACGAAGGCGGAGGTCGACGCGATCATCTGCTGGCTGACCGGACACACGCAGAAAACACTGGACAAGGAACTCGCGAAGAAAACCTCCTTTGAAGATTTCTTCGCTCACGCCCCTCGGATGAATGCCTCGCGTTCGCTCATCACGGGCATGATCTGCGGCGTCCGCGTCGAGACCATCGAAGAACCGCTCATGCGGGAAATCCGCTATCTCGACAAGCTGATCGATGAACTCGCCAAGGGCAAGGCGATGAAAACCATCCTGCGTGGCGAAGTGCCTGGCGGGTCGAACTGA
- a CDS encoding Crp/Fnr family transcriptional regulator has protein sequence MMEHAVNNLLLALLPPTDFALLAPHLRSVVIQRDSVLVRSGDRIEHLFFPLTGAIAAITGLPNGQTVATAIIGHEGAVGLTASLGASASPATAVVRIPGTALQISRAQFLAAQHRSPAIASMVQVFTMSLLTQLQHVAACNALHSVEARLARWLLHINDRANGGELLPLTQETLSELLGVRRTTVTHVVSTMRASQALKSNRRGQLEIDRPRLEALACECYKVMSCEIDRIVSRGAIGPVHGTRGAVHLPGSRRAGTSS, from the coding sequence ATGATGGAACACGCAGTCAACAATCTCTTGTTAGCACTGCTGCCGCCAACAGATTTTGCTTTGCTTGCGCCTCATCTGCGTAGTGTCGTGATCCAACGCGATTCCGTGCTCGTCCGATCGGGCGATCGGATCGAACATCTCTTTTTTCCGCTCACCGGCGCGATCGCCGCTATCACGGGGTTGCCGAACGGGCAGACCGTCGCCACGGCGATCATCGGGCACGAGGGGGCTGTGGGTTTGACGGCATCGTTAGGCGCGTCCGCCTCACCTGCGACGGCGGTCGTTCGCATACCAGGGACCGCGCTGCAGATCTCTCGCGCACAATTTCTGGCAGCGCAACATCGCAGCCCTGCAATCGCATCCATGGTGCAGGTCTTCACGATGTCGTTGCTGACGCAACTCCAGCACGTAGCGGCATGCAATGCACTGCATTCCGTCGAAGCCCGCCTGGCGCGCTGGCTGCTTCACATTAACGATCGAGCGAATGGCGGCGAACTGCTCCCGCTGACCCAGGAAACCTTGTCGGAATTGCTGGGCGTCCGCCGCACCACAGTCACACATGTCGTGAGCACAATGCGCGCATCGCAAGCACTGAAATCCAATCGGCGCGGCCAGCTCGAGATTGATCGGCCACGGCTCGAAGCGTTGGCATGCGAGTGCTACAAAGTCATGAGCTGCGAAATTGATCGAATAGTTTCACGGGGCGCGATTGGACCGGTTCATGGGACGCGGGGTGCCGTCCACTTGCCTGGCAGCCGAAGAGCCGGCACAAGCTCATAG
- a CDS encoding response regulator transcription factor gives MRRIRIVIADRHPIVLQGIKSVLAMHRDFTVVASCSDGASCIEAIRSLVPDIALVDAALPDVSPQQILAPASAVRPGLPIIFFAVTTGDRDLQRLALDGACIVLPKDADPEMLVATLREAMQDQAAVSPSAEQASEERRAGDQALTLLTGRERQIVRLVSEGLSNKAIGRRLNLVDGTIKVHLHHIFQKLDVSNRTLLAALAISRSEPHAASGELNPRALLQQDPVED, from the coding sequence ATGCGCCGCATCAGAATTGTCATTGCGGATCGACATCCGATCGTCTTGCAAGGCATCAAGAGCGTTCTTGCGATGCACCGTGATTTCACGGTCGTCGCGTCTTGCAGCGATGGTGCGAGCTGCATCGAGGCCATCCGATCTCTTGTGCCGGACATCGCGCTTGTCGACGCTGCGCTGCCCGACGTCAGTCCGCAGCAGATCCTCGCTCCCGCGAGCGCTGTGCGCCCGGGCCTGCCGATCATCTTCTTCGCCGTTACCACGGGCGACCGTGACTTACAAAGGCTTGCCCTGGACGGCGCCTGCATCGTCCTTCCGAAAGACGCGGATCCGGAGATGCTGGTCGCGACCCTGCGGGAGGCTATGCAGGACCAAGCAGCGGTCTCGCCGAGCGCCGAGCAGGCCAGCGAGGAGCGCCGCGCCGGTGATCAGGCCCTGACGCTACTCACGGGCCGGGAGCGTCAGATCGTGCGGCTCGTGTCGGAGGGTCTATCGAATAAAGCAATTGGGCGTCGGCTGAATCTTGTCGACGGGACGATCAAGGTCCACCTCCATCACATTTTCCAGAAGCTGGATGTGAGCAACCGTACACTGCTCGCTGCATTGGCGATTTCGCGGAGCGAGCCGCACGCAGCGTCAGGTGAGCTCAATCCTCGTGCTCTGTTGCAGCAGGATCCGGTCGAGGACTAA
- a CDS encoding H-NS family nucleoid-associated regulatory protein, whose protein sequence is MENDDWASMTTAELWRLYDEVTTVLGRRMTAEKAKLEERLRRIEGTAAAAQNEERSRRPYPPVLPKYQNPKNPSETWSGRGKQPRWLKAQLRAGKKLHDLLIDRSSAQRRRRTG, encoded by the coding sequence ATGGAGAACGACGACTGGGCGTCCATGACCACAGCCGAGTTGTGGCGACTTTACGATGAGGTCACGACTGTTCTTGGCCGCAGGATGACCGCGGAGAAAGCCAAACTCGAAGAACGGCTTCGCAGGATTGAGGGGACGGCCGCTGCGGCCCAGAACGAGGAACGTTCTCGCCGCCCCTACCCCCCAGTGCTGCCGAAATACCAGAACCCGAAGAATCCCTCGGAAACATGGTCGGGTCGCGGTAAGCAGCCCCGATGGCTGAAGGCTCAGCTTCGAGCCGGTAAGAAGCTGCATGATCTCCTGATCGATCGCTCGTCCGCACAAAGGCGCCGCCGGACCGGTTGA
- a CDS encoding 2OG-Fe(II) oxygenase: MHADFQLHSLSGLFARVDSLRDEYVAAKPWPHIVVNDAFPERLLDMAAAECTALQEARLITTNTDCLVKQEISDGLGTATQHLLNLVDSARFREFISAVTGVRDLLCDPTHKFAGIHRTPPGGFTKIHRDFEVHPTTGLFHRVNLLVYLNRDWPEAYGGSLELWPADMSALGCRIFPRFNTMILWETHGATLHGLPDPVTCPPDRMRLSVASYYYTTTRRVAASGERRVRYWAARPGEDQAIERMCWQDHLRTLIPDPLYNVLRSARDRISGVRRSKEPKLASFSGNSRIDQ; encoded by the coding sequence TTGCATGCTGATTTCCAGCTTCACTCGCTGAGCGGCCTCTTTGCCCGCGTCGACTCTCTGCGCGACGAATATGTAGCCGCCAAACCTTGGCCCCACATCGTCGTCAACGACGCCTTTCCCGAGCGGCTGTTGGACATGGCCGCGGCCGAATGCACCGCCCTCCAAGAGGCGCGTCTGATTACCACGAACACTGATTGCCTGGTGAAGCAGGAGATATCGGATGGATTGGGGACGGCCACCCAGCATCTGCTGAACCTGGTGGACAGTGCCCGCTTCCGAGAATTCATTTCGGCGGTCACGGGCGTTCGCGATCTTCTTTGCGATCCGACACACAAATTTGCGGGAATACATCGAACGCCTCCAGGGGGCTTCACGAAGATTCACCGCGATTTCGAAGTTCACCCGACGACCGGGCTATTCCACCGAGTCAATTTGCTCGTCTATCTCAATCGGGATTGGCCCGAAGCTTACGGCGGCAGCCTCGAATTGTGGCCTGCGGATATGTCCGCGCTTGGATGCCGCATCTTCCCGCGGTTCAACACCATGATCCTCTGGGAGACGCACGGCGCCACCCTCCACGGCCTTCCGGATCCGGTCACCTGCCCGCCTGATCGAATGCGCCTTTCAGTCGCATCCTATTACTACACGACGACGCGCCGCGTCGCCGCGTCGGGCGAACGCCGCGTCCGGTATTGGGCCGCGCGACCAGGCGAGGATCAAGCGATCGAGCGAATGTGTTGGCAGGATCACCTTCGTACGCTCATACCCGACCCACTCTACAACGTGCTCCGGTCAGCGCGCGATCGGATATCCGGAGTGCGCCGGTCGAAAGAACCAAAGCTGGCCTCTTTCAGCGGCAACAGCAGGATCGATCAATGA